The DNA segment TGACGGCGGCCTGTCAGCTGGCGCGCCATCGGAAGTCCAACACCTTAGAAGTGAAAGATGTTCAGTTACATCTGGGTAGGTGGTGCTGTGGCTCGGCCCGGCTTCGATGGCCCCCCCTGTTGTGGCAGAGCAGGGGGTCCTTCTGGAGGTCGACGTCCATCGGGGGGCGTGGTCCAGCTGGCGTCCCTTCTCTCTAATCCAATCCCGTCTTGTCTTTGGCTTTTCTCAGAGCGCCAGTGGAACATGTGGATTCCTGGTTTTGGCTCGGATGAAATCCGGCCATTCAAAAAGGCCTGTACCACAGAGGCCCACAAACAGGTCAGAGCCAGTTCAGAGAGTCcagctccaggtcctcctcaaGCAGCTCTAACCTTTGGGGGGGTCTGTTTTCAGAGAATGGCGCTGATCCGCAAGACGACCAAAAAGTAGCAAGACTGCAGAGGATGAAGCTGCGTCCACTTGTGTACTTTTGTGTATTAATGGAGTTGGTGGATAAATAGTGTTACGCTGTCACTCCTCAAGTGTCTGATCATTGCTTCGGCTTCAGTCTCCCACATGTCTGCTGTCGTTGCCCCTCGGGTTATCA comes from the Takifugu rubripes chromosome 7, fTakRub1.2, whole genome shotgun sequence genome and includes:
- the LOC115250556 gene encoding transcription initiation factor TFIID subunit 12, with the translated sequence MANSTATVMKVITPGAAGRSSPEGSQVLTKKKLQDLVREIDPNEQLDEDVEEMLLQIADDFIESVVTAACQLARHRKSNTLEVKDVQLHLERQWNMWIPGFGSDEIRPFKKACTTEAHKQRMALIRKTTKK